In the Streptomyces sp. f51 genome, one interval contains:
- a CDS encoding fatty acid--CoA ligase family protein — protein sequence MRGDLEWDGVPGLVRWAAARFAGREAVVEGRARVSYEELGARVERAAAACMASGVRAGDRVAVWAPNTLDWIVSALGAVSAGAVLVPLNTRFKGAEAVYVLGRSRAKLLFVTGTFLGTSYVAALRRAAAGPGRTDQAPAPVPASAPGPAAGSTPGPGPAPAPGSGPLPGLPHLEQVVVLADDAPADFRTWKDFLADGEGVGREEVLRRGACVSGGSPSDIVFTSGTTGLPKGALITHAQTLRGYGIWSELAGLREGDRYLIVNPFFHTFGYKAGIIACLMRGATMVPQPVFDVDTVLANVAAERVSVLPGPPTLHQSLLDHPSRDAYDLSALRLVVTGAAVVPLRLVERLRTELGVDTVLTAYGLSEASGIVTMCRRGDRPEVIASTSGRAIPDTEVRVVDSLGAPAAPGSPGEVLVRGFNVMGGYFEDPAATAEVLTPDGWLRTGDVGVLDAEGNLRITDRIKDMFIVGGFNAYPAEIEQLLGLHPEIADVAVIGVPDSRLGEVGRAYVVRRPHSTLTADDLITWSRREMANYKVPRTVAFVPRLPRNASGKVVKGELRGR from the coding sequence ATGCGCGGTGACCTGGAGTGGGACGGCGTCCCGGGACTCGTCCGGTGGGCGGCGGCCCGTTTCGCCGGCCGCGAGGCGGTCGTCGAGGGCCGGGCGCGCGTCTCCTACGAGGAGTTGGGCGCCCGGGTGGAGCGGGCCGCGGCGGCCTGCATGGCGAGCGGGGTGCGCGCGGGCGACCGGGTGGCCGTCTGGGCCCCGAACACCCTGGACTGGATCGTCTCCGCCCTCGGCGCGGTGTCCGCGGGGGCGGTCCTGGTCCCCCTCAACACCCGTTTCAAGGGCGCCGAGGCGGTGTACGTGCTGGGCAGGAGCCGGGCGAAGCTGCTGTTCGTGACGGGAACCTTCCTCGGCACGTCGTACGTGGCGGCGCTGCGCCGGGCGGCGGCCGGGCCGGGGCGGACGGACCAGGCCCCCGCTCCCGTACCCGCCTCCGCACCCGGTCCCGCCGCTGGCTCCACCCCCGGTCCCGGCCCCGCACCGGCCCCCGGATCCGGCCCGCTCCCCGGTCTCCCGCACCTGGAGCAGGTGGTGGTCCTCGCGGACGACGCCCCCGCCGACTTCCGCACCTGGAAGGACTTCCTGGCGGACGGCGAGGGCGTGGGCCGCGAGGAGGTGCTCCGCCGCGGAGCGTGCGTCTCCGGCGGCTCCCCCTCGGACATCGTCTTCACCTCGGGGACCACGGGCCTGCCCAAGGGCGCCCTGATCACCCACGCCCAGACGCTGCGCGGCTACGGCATCTGGAGCGAGCTGGCCGGTCTGCGCGAGGGCGACCGCTATCTGATCGTGAACCCGTTCTTCCACACCTTCGGCTACAAGGCCGGGATCATCGCCTGTCTGATGCGCGGGGCGACGATGGTGCCGCAGCCGGTGTTCGACGTGGACACGGTGCTGGCGAACGTGGCCGCGGAGCGCGTGTCCGTCCTTCCCGGCCCGCCCACCCTCCACCAGTCGCTGCTCGACCACCCGTCCCGCGACGCGTACGACCTCTCCGCCCTGCGCCTGGTGGTCACGGGCGCCGCGGTGGTGCCGCTGCGCCTGGTGGAACGGCTGCGCACCGAGCTGGGCGTGGACACGGTCCTGACCGCGTACGGCCTCTCCGAGGCGAGCGGCATCGTCACCATGTGCCGCCGGGGCGACCGGCCGGAGGTGATCGCCTCGACCTCGGGCCGGGCGATCCCGGACACCGAGGTGCGGGTGGTGGACTCCTTGGGAGCCCCCGCGGCTCCCGGATCGCCCGGCGAGGTCCTGGTCCGCGGCTTCAACGTCATGGGCGGCTACTTCGAGGACCCGGCGGCCACGGCGGAGGTCCTGACCCCGGACGGCTGGCTGCGCACGGGCGACGTGGGCGTCCTCGACGCCGAGGGCAATCTCCGCATCACCGACCGGATCAAGGACATGTTCATCGTCGGCGGCTTCAACGCCTACCCCGCCGAGATCGAGCAACTGCTGGGCCTGCACCCGGAGATCGCCGACGTGGCGGTGATCGGCGTACCGGACAGCCGGCTGGGCGAGGTCGGCAGGGCCTACGTCGTCCGGCGTCCGCACTCCACGCTCACCGCCGACGACCTGATCACCTGGTCCCGCCGCGAAATGGCCAACTACAAGGTGCCCCGCACGGTCGCCTTCGTCCCCCGGCTGCCCCGCAACGCGAGCGGGAAGGTGGTGAAGGGGGAGCTGCGCGGACGCTGA
- a CDS encoding lipid-transfer protein: protein MPGIKDATAVVGIGQTAFAKQLPESEKALACRAILAALDDAGIAPAEVDGLASYTMEETDEVEVAKAVGLGDLTFFSKVGFGGGGSCATVAHLAAAVTAGQATVGVAWRSRKRGSGPRPWKNTAVQLPTPAQWTRPFGLLRPADEIGMLARRYMHEYGATRDHLFNVALACRNRANQNPAAMMYDRPLTREMYMTARWISEPLCLFDNCLETDGALACVIVSAERARDCRQRPVYVHSAAQGLPAQHHGMVNYWNDDPLTGPAWTAARHLWKHADLTPEDVDVAQIYDAFTPLIPLSLEGYGFCGRGEGAAFTEGGALEIGGRLPVNTGGGGLSEAYVHGFNLINEGVKQLRGTSTAQVPGAATCLVTAGEGVPTSALLLRN from the coding sequence ATGCCAGGGATCAAGGACGCCACAGCAGTCGTCGGAATCGGGCAGACCGCCTTCGCCAAGCAACTGCCCGAGTCCGAGAAGGCGTTGGCCTGCCGCGCGATCCTCGCCGCCCTGGACGACGCCGGCATCGCGCCCGCCGAGGTCGACGGGCTCGCCTCCTACACCATGGAGGAGACCGACGAGGTGGAGGTCGCCAAGGCCGTCGGTCTCGGCGACCTCACCTTCTTCAGCAAGGTCGGCTTCGGGGGCGGCGGTTCCTGCGCCACCGTCGCGCACCTGGCCGCCGCCGTCACCGCGGGCCAGGCGACGGTGGGGGTGGCCTGGCGCTCGCGCAAGCGGGGCAGCGGGCCGCGCCCCTGGAAGAACACGGCCGTCCAGCTCCCCACCCCCGCCCAGTGGACCAGGCCCTTCGGACTGCTGCGCCCCGCCGACGAGATCGGGATGCTCGCGCGCCGGTACATGCACGAGTACGGGGCAACCCGCGACCACCTGTTCAACGTGGCCCTGGCCTGCCGCAACCGCGCCAACCAGAACCCGGCCGCGATGATGTACGACCGCCCGCTGACCCGCGAGATGTACATGACCGCCCGCTGGATCAGCGAGCCGCTGTGCCTCTTCGACAACTGCCTGGAGACGGACGGCGCGCTCGCCTGCGTGATCGTGTCCGCCGAGCGGGCCCGCGACTGCCGGCAGCGGCCCGTCTACGTCCACTCCGCCGCCCAGGGTCTGCCGGCCCAGCACCACGGGATGGTCAACTACTGGAACGACGACCCGCTCACGGGACCCGCCTGGACCGCCGCCCGCCATCTGTGGAAGCACGCCGACCTCACCCCCGAGGACGTGGACGTGGCCCAGATCTACGACGCGTTCACCCCCCTGATCCCGCTCTCGCTCGAAGGCTACGGCTTCTGCGGGCGCGGGGAGGGCGCGGCCTTCACGGAGGGCGGGGCGCTGGAGATCGGCGGACGGCTGCCGGTCAACACCGGGGGCGGCGGGCTCAGCGAGGCCTACGTGCACGGCTTCAACCTCATCAACGAGGGCGTGAAGCAACTGCGGGGCACGAGCACGGCGCAGGTGCCGGGAGCGGCCACCTGTCTGGTCACCGCGGGGGAAGGGGTCCCGACCTCCGCGCTCCTGCTGAGGAACTGA
- a CDS encoding OB-fold domain-containing protein, whose translation MLSPVPDDDGAPFWRYAARGELRVQACADCGEPRFPPRPCCPHCHSFADTWRRTSGRGRIWSYVVPHPPLLPAYAALAPYNVVVVELDEAPRIRLAGNLVSGPDEPIGSVPPERIRIGARVQAVFTEVNGVSVPRWVLERA comes from the coding sequence CTGCTGTCCCCCGTCCCCGACGACGACGGGGCGCCCTTCTGGCGGTACGCGGCCCGGGGCGAACTCCGGGTCCAGGCCTGCGCCGACTGCGGTGAACCGCGCTTCCCGCCGCGCCCCTGCTGCCCGCACTGCCACTCCTTCGCGGACACGTGGCGAAGGACGAGCGGACGGGGCCGCATCTGGTCGTACGTGGTCCCGCATCCGCCGCTCCTTCCCGCCTACGCGGCGCTGGCCCCGTACAACGTCGTCGTGGTGGAGCTCGACGAGGCACCGCGCATCCGGCTCGCCGGGAACCTGGTGAGCGGGCCGGACGAGCCCATCGGCTCCGTTCCGCCGGAGCGCATCCGGATCGGTGCCCGGGTGCAGGCGGTCTTCACCGAGGTGAACGGCGTGAGCGTGCCGCGCTGGGTCCTGGAGCGGGCGTGA
- a CDS encoding enoyl-CoA hydratase/isomerase family protein, translated as MNGRAGDGLTVSVDKSSGVAVLTLDRQDRLNALDLATAAELGSVWREFRFDDTVRALVVTGAGRRAFCTGIDRSADVPQPNSPYMVDDPLASIGPKANGLWKPVIAAVNGIACGGAFYLLGESEFVVADEEATFFDPHTTYGMVSAYESVYLAQRMPFGEVARMALMGTAERVSARRAYEVGLVSELTPPGEALAAAVGCATVLASYPPEAVQGTVRALWSAQEATRAAALAHAPQLVSLGNLPGERQAELFAARRPGFRLR; from the coding sequence GTGAACGGGCGGGCGGGGGACGGGCTCACGGTGAGCGTCGACAAGTCCTCCGGGGTCGCCGTCCTCACCCTGGACCGGCAGGACCGGCTCAACGCCCTCGATCTCGCGACGGCCGCCGAACTGGGCTCCGTCTGGCGGGAGTTCCGCTTCGACGACACCGTACGGGCGCTCGTCGTCACCGGCGCGGGACGGCGGGCCTTCTGCACCGGGATCGACCGCTCCGCCGACGTGCCCCAGCCCAACTCCCCGTACATGGTGGACGATCCGCTCGCCTCGATCGGGCCGAAGGCCAACGGCCTGTGGAAGCCCGTGATCGCCGCCGTGAACGGGATCGCCTGCGGCGGCGCCTTCTACCTGCTGGGTGAGTCGGAGTTCGTCGTCGCCGACGAGGAGGCGACCTTCTTCGACCCGCACACGACGTACGGGATGGTCAGCGCGTACGAGTCCGTCTATCTCGCGCAGCGGATGCCGTTCGGGGAGGTGGCGCGGATGGCTCTGATGGGCACCGCCGAGCGGGTCTCCGCACGGAGGGCGTACGAGGTGGGGCTGGTCTCCGAACTCACGCCGCCGGGCGAGGCGTTGGCGGCGGCGGTCGGGTGTGCCACGGTCCTCGCGTCCTACCCTCCCGAGGCCGTCCAGGGGACGGTGCGTGCGCTGTGGTCGGCGCAGGAGGCGACCCGGGCCGCGGCCCTGGCGCACGCTCCGCAGCTCGTCTCCCTCGGGAACCTGCCGGGCGAACGGCAGGCGGAGCTGTTCGCGGCCCGCAGGCCGGGGTTCCGGCTGCGCTGA
- a CDS encoding serine/threonine-protein kinase, translating into MVDQLTQHDPRRIGPFEVLGRLGAGGMGLVYLARSASGRRVAIKTVRTELAEDQLFRVRFSREVEAARAVSGFYTAAVVDADARAAVPWLATAYVPAPSLEEIVNECGPLPAQAVRWLAAGVAEALQSIHGAGLVHRDLKPSNVLVVEDGPRVIDFGIASGVSNTRLTMTNVAVGTPAYMSPEQAKDSRSVTGASDVFSLGSMLVFAATGHAPFHGANPVETVFMLLREGPDLEGLPDELRPLIESCMQMDATARPNPADLQAQLAPHLFGSGSDDSGTASAWLPERAVGLIETRRGGRPPVQQPAQGAGRSAGGRPALPPPPSHAPVPVGAPDTGPVRLAGAKVPIGPGPRVLDARAAAVKAPPPEAGLAASWSRPRVGANGAEPAPLPAPQAPDAPAGWRPWRFRMSNDVWGTPSVAGDLVYVTSFEVHALDVATGRRRFKTRDVAWSMAVADGRIHASDGPTLYALEAREGGDLWRLSTDAWVYSLQADRGTVVTGTRGGGVQAWEASNGQKLWEISGAQTDFESPESGPSIHDGTVYVWKDARLRALEARTGEERWSYPIGDAASCGGVPVRMTHAPDGYVYICAGTRVLAVDVAGGHVRWHFEAPAVFLSPPTFAPGPAVTGGGVYLADYLGTVYALDATDGRDRWRIATESRASTEPVLVAAGHVHVGSGKGLYTLDAVTGTPKWRFQAGGDLVGAPAVAEGRIHFGSTDHLLYTLKADDGRLRWKLATGGEITGAPVVKDGVVYACSKDRCVYALDAEKGTGTARTT; encoded by the coding sequence GTGGTGGATCAGCTGACGCAGCACGATCCGCGCCGGATCGGGCCGTTCGAGGTGCTGGGCCGGCTGGGTGCCGGCGGCATGGGGCTGGTCTATCTCGCGCGCTCGGCCTCCGGCCGGCGCGTGGCGATCAAGACGGTCAGGACCGAGCTCGCCGAGGACCAGTTGTTCCGGGTCCGCTTCTCGCGCGAGGTCGAGGCGGCCCGCGCCGTCTCGGGCTTCTACACGGCGGCCGTGGTGGACGCCGACGCCCGTGCCGCGGTGCCGTGGCTGGCCACCGCCTACGTGCCCGCGCCCTCGCTCGAAGAGATAGTGAACGAGTGCGGGCCGCTCCCGGCCCAGGCGGTGCGCTGGCTGGCGGCCGGTGTCGCGGAGGCGCTCCAGTCGATCCACGGCGCCGGACTCGTCCACCGCGACCTCAAGCCCTCGAACGTCCTCGTGGTCGAGGACGGACCGCGCGTGATCGACTTCGGCATCGCGTCCGGCGTCTCGAACACCCGTCTGACCATGACCAACGTCGCCGTCGGCACCCCCGCCTACATGTCGCCCGAGCAGGCGAAGGACTCCCGCAGCGTCACCGGTGCGAGTGATGTCTTCTCGCTCGGCTCGATGCTCGTCTTCGCGGCCACCGGACACGCGCCCTTCCACGGCGCCAACCCCGTCGAGACGGTCTTCATGCTGCTCCGCGAGGGCCCGGACCTCGAAGGCCTGCCCGACGAGCTGCGCCCGCTCATCGAGTCCTGCATGCAGATGGACGCCACGGCACGCCCCAACCCCGCCGACCTCCAGGCCCAGCTCGCGCCCCACCTCTTCGGCTCGGGCTCCGACGACAGCGGTACGGCCTCGGCGTGGCTGCCCGAGCGCGCGGTGGGCCTGATCGAGACCCGCCGGGGCGGCCGTCCGCCGGTCCAGCAGCCGGCCCAGGGAGCCGGCCGCAGCGCGGGCGGGCGTCCGGCACTGCCGCCGCCCCCCTCGCACGCCCCGGTGCCCGTGGGGGCACCCGACACCGGCCCCGTGCGCCTGGCGGGCGCCAAGGTGCCCATCGGCCCCGGGCCCCGGGTCCTCGACGCCCGCGCGGCGGCCGTGAAGGCGCCGCCGCCGGAGGCCGGGCTCGCCGCGTCCTGGTCCCGGCCGCGTGTCGGCGCGAACGGCGCCGAACCCGCGCCGCTGCCCGCGCCGCAGGCGCCCGACGCCCCGGCGGGCTGGCGCCCCTGGCGCTTCCGCATGTCCAACGACGTCTGGGGCACTCCCTCGGTCGCCGGCGACCTCGTCTACGTCACGTCCTTCGAAGTCCACGCCCTCGACGTCGCGACCGGCAGGCGCCGGTTCAAGACCCGTGACGTGGCCTGGTCGATGGCGGTGGCGGACGGCCGCATCCACGCCTCCGACGGGCCGACGCTGTACGCGCTGGAGGCCAGGGAGGGCGGCGACCTGTGGCGTCTGTCCACGGACGCCTGGGTGTACTCCCTCCAGGCCGACCGGGGCACGGTCGTCACCGGTACGCGCGGCGGCGGCGTCCAGGCGTGGGAGGCCTCGAACGGCCAGAAGCTCTGGGAGATCAGCGGCGCCCAGACGGACTTCGAGTCCCCGGAGTCCGGTCCGTCGATCCACGACGGCACGGTGTACGTCTGGAAGGACGCGCGGCTGCGCGCCCTGGAGGCCCGTACGGGCGAGGAGCGCTGGTCGTACCCGATCGGTGACGCGGCCTCCTGCGGCGGCGTACCGGTGCGGATGACCCATGCCCCCGACGGCTACGTCTACATCTGCGCGGGCACCCGGGTCCTGGCCGTCGACGTGGCCGGCGGTCATGTCCGCTGGCACTTCGAGGCCCCGGCCGTCTTCCTCAGCCCGCCCACCTTCGCCCCGGGCCCCGCGGTGACGGGCGGTGGCGTCTACCTCGCCGACTACCTGGGCACGGTGTACGCCCTCGACGCCACCGACGGCCGCGACCGCTGGCGCATCGCCACCGAGTCCCGCGCCTCCACCGAGCCGGTCCTCGTGGCCGCCGGACACGTCCACGTCGGCAGCGGCAAGGGCCTGTACACGCTGGACGCCGTCACCGGCACCCCGAAGTGGCGCTTCCAGGCCGGGGGCGACCTGGTGGGAGCTCCGGCGGTGGCCGAGGGCCGTATCCACTTCGGCTCCACGGACCATCTCCTGTACACCCTGAAGGCCGACGACGGGCGGCTGCGCTGGAAGCTGGCCACCGGCGGCGAGATCACCGGGGCACCCGTGGTCAAGGACGGCGTGGTGTACGCGTGCAGCAAGGACCGCTGTGTGTACGCGCTGGACGCGGAGAAGGGCACCGGCACCGCGCGCACCACGTAG
- a CDS encoding VOC family protein, whose amino-acid sequence MAESAVVAGFSEGVPCWVDAQLPDVEAGKRFYGELFGWTFPEESGTAVWAELDGEPVAALTPKLDGRMPTVWTVYFATPDAEGLSRRITGAGGRIIAVPTAVGPSGELGTAALATDPEGAVFGLWQPGTHPGFAKRHEPRTFCWAELYARDTATVDRFYGTLFHDALFGSDATPDFGRVPVTGVFPAEMPPHFLVHFGVEDCEEALGTVNRLGGRVQVTPFDTSYGRVAVVTDNQGASFAVLQR is encoded by the coding sequence ATGGCCGAATCAGCCGTTGTCGCCGGGTTCTCCGAGGGTGTGCCCTGCTGGGTCGACGCCCAGCTCCCCGACGTGGAGGCGGGCAAGCGCTTCTACGGCGAGCTCTTCGGCTGGACGTTCCCCGAGGAGTCGGGCACGGCGGTCTGGGCGGAACTGGACGGCGAACCCGTCGCGGCGCTCACGCCCAAGCTGGACGGGCGCATGCCCACCGTGTGGACGGTGTACTTCGCGACGCCGGACGCCGAGGGGCTCTCCCGCCGCATCACGGGGGCCGGCGGCCGGATCATCGCCGTCCCCACGGCCGTGGGACCGTCGGGCGAGCTGGGCACGGCCGCCCTCGCCACCGACCCGGAGGGCGCCGTCTTCGGCCTCTGGCAGCCCGGTACCCACCCCGGCTTCGCCAAGCGGCACGAGCCGCGCACCTTCTGCTGGGCCGAGCTCTACGCCCGCGACACCGCGACCGTCGACCGCTTCTACGGCACCCTCTTCCACGACGCGCTGTTCGGGTCCGACGCGACCCCCGATTTCGGCCGCGTTCCCGTGACGGGAGTCTTTCCGGCCGAGATGCCGCCCCACTTCCTCGTGCACTTCGGGGTCGAGGACTGCGAGGAGGCACTCGGGACGGTGAACAGGCTCGGCGGACGTGTCCAGGTGACACCCTTCGACACGTCGTACGGGCGGGTGGCCGTCGTCACGGACAATCAGGGTGCGTCGTTCGCCGTGCTCCAGCGGTGA
- a CDS encoding TetR family transcriptional regulator, protein MTGQVRTVDGRVAGRRGQATRQKLLDCLSEMLSSSPYRDVKVIDVARKAGTSPATFYQYFPDVEGAVLEIAEQMAAEGAGLTQLLEGRSWVGKAGWQTAQELVDGFLEFWRKNDAILRVVDLGAAEGDKRFYKIRMKILNSVNNSLTDSVTELQAKGKVDKDVNPAAMAGSLVAMLAAVASHQKGFQTWGVKQAELKPNLALLVYLGVTGKKPTK, encoded by the coding sequence ATGACAGGACAAGTGCGTACCGTCGACGGCCGCGTGGCCGGACGACGTGGGCAGGCGACCCGGCAGAAGCTGCTCGACTGCCTCAGCGAGATGCTCAGCTCGTCGCCCTACCGGGACGTCAAAGTCATTGACGTCGCCCGGAAGGCGGGCACTTCACCGGCGACCTTCTACCAGTACTTCCCGGACGTCGAAGGCGCCGTCCTGGAGATCGCCGAGCAAATGGCCGCCGAGGGCGCCGGGTTGACCCAGCTCCTCGAAGGCCGCTCATGGGTCGGCAAGGCCGGCTGGCAGACCGCGCAGGAACTCGTGGACGGATTCCTGGAGTTCTGGCGCAAGAACGACGCGATCCTCCGCGTCGTCGACCTCGGGGCCGCCGAGGGGGACAAGCGGTTCTACAAGATCCGCATGAAGATCCTCAACTCCGTGAACAACTCCCTTACGGATTCGGTCACCGAGCTCCAGGCCAAGGGCAAGGTCGACAAGGACGTGAACCCGGCCGCGATGGCCGGTTCCCTGGTCGCCATGCTCGCCGCGGTCGCCTCGCACCAGAAGGGTTTCCAGACCTGGGGCGTCAAACAGGCCGAACTCAAGCCGAACCTGGCGCTTCTGGTGTATCTGGGTGTGACCGGGAAGAAGCCGACGAAGTAG
- a CDS encoding nitroreductase/quinone reductase family protein — protein sequence MPGVRLVQRVSSTRAFARIAPHLIPALDRAVHRLTRGKVLLSAQMLPGVVLTVRGAKSGLERRTPLACMPEGGTPGAGSAGDAEAGAGWILVGSNFGRDDHPAWTANLLAGPEAVINWKGEDIPVTARLLTGEERAEVWRTVLAFWPPYATYQARVDREIRLFRIVRR from the coding sequence ATGCCCGGTGTGCGGCTGGTGCAGCGGGTGTCCTCCACCCGGGCGTTCGCCAGGATCGCCCCTCACCTCATACCGGCCCTGGACCGCGCCGTGCACCGGCTCACCCGCGGCAAGGTGCTGCTCAGCGCCCAGATGCTGCCGGGGGTCGTGCTGACCGTGCGGGGCGCCAAGAGCGGTCTGGAGCGCCGTACCCCGCTGGCCTGCATGCCGGAGGGCGGTACGCCGGGCGCGGGGTCCGCCGGGGACGCGGAGGCCGGGGCCGGATGGATTCTCGTCGGGTCCAACTTCGGCCGCGACGACCACCCCGCCTGGACCGCGAACCTGCTGGCCGGTCCCGAGGCCGTCATCAACTGGAAGGGCGAGGACATTCCCGTCACCGCCCGGCTTCTGACGGGCGAGGAGCGGGCCGAGGTCTGGCGGACGGTGCTGGCGTTCTGGCCGCCGTACGCCACCTATCAGGCCCGTGTGGACCGGGAGATCCGGCTCTTCAGGATCGTGCGCAGGTAG